The window TCTGACCTGAATACGATTTTATGACAGAGGTTCATTGATGTTGATCCACTTACTCTTATATTATGGCAGCACTCCACTGTCCATCCATGAAAAATCTGAAGTTGAGGAGCCAGGGCCGAACCATCTTTGTCAAAAATTGAATGTTATTTGGTAGACTCTGGTTTCTCACCGCCTCATATGTTAAAACAACCTGTTCAGTCATGTAGCCCGAATACTGAGTTGCCGTTTCTTTGCGTTCTACAGGTCTTCAGGATACAATGCGGATTCGTGTCCAAGCGAGCCAATGATCAAGACGGACCAGATTTGTCGCGTGTGCGGAGACAGGGCTAAATGTTGTAACTTCGGCGTCCTCTCTTGTGAATCGTGCAAAGTATTCTTCCGTCGTTCGGGCCTAAGACGCTTCTCGGAGAGATACGTTTGCTACGATGACAAGAACTGTAAGATTACTGTCCAGACAAGGAAGTTATGCCAGTACTGTCGACTGCAGAAGTGTCGGTCACTGGGGATGCGGGGCGGCGGGGCGGATAAGAGCAAGGCGCGAATCGGGGCGGCGTCCATAACCCGGAGACAAAAGACCGATCGGGACACACAGTTGTCAGCAATCCGCCAGGTCGAACCAAGTTTGTCATTAGTCACACCAAGCATTTGGGTCTTCACTGAATTGGACTATCATTTTACACAGGGTCTTGTTGAACAGCATTGCATTTCTATAGAAAACAACCCCTTTACGGCTGCGGAGATACGAGACGCTAAAAAAGACTTGCTTGGCATCGTTAACCTCCTTGAAGGAGTCGTCACAAGGATATCGGCATTCGCTAAGCTGGATATGTGTTTTAAACAGCTCGGAGTGGAGGACCAGGTGACTTTATTAAAGGGCGCTGCGATAGAGATTATGCTGACGAGGCTGGCGATGCCGTCGCATCGACGCCATGTGCCAGGCGAGGGGGTTGCGTGGTTGGATCAAGCCGGTGGTAACGTAATCACGACGGAAAGGATCTTGGAGGCGATTACGGGAAACGAAATCACTAATTCTCCATACGGACAATCTCTAGTTGAGCTCAACCTCGATGACACTGCGCTGGTCATTCTGACTCGTATCCTACTGTTCTGGCGAGGGAGACAAGGGATGAACGATGTTGTAAGCGTTGACAGGACACACAACATGTACCTTAGGTTGTTCAGGCTTTATCTTTGTCATATTGCGGGACATGACCAAGCTGATTATCTTTACACTGCCACCATGTCGGCAGCCTCTTTAGCTCGCCAAACGGTCGGCGCGTTTGAAAGGTACGTTGTCCGAGTCCCCAAGCATAACGTGAGGCCTATTCTGCATGAATACTTTGGATTGAAATAAGTATCAGCTTTAGTATTAAGCACAGAGCCCTGACGGCAGGTTTTGCTCACCTTTCATGCGTATACATGGCTACCGATTTGGATGCCATCAATAGTCAATCTCTCTGCGGAGGCCAAATCCGCAAGACGTCAGCACCATGCATACCCGCTAAATACGCCCTGATGGACTGACATCAGGCGAGAGCAGGGAGTCGAAGACAGCCTCAGTGTTCTCGAGAATCCGGCAGCACTGTTTTTCCAGTAGATTTCTATATAAGCATCCATTCCGGACTGGAACTTCATGTACAATGAGTGCCACTATATCTACATCCAGGGCTTATTGGTAGTTTCGTCGCCAAGCTGAAGAATTCTTGTATTCAAGGACAAGATAAACGCCTTGAaataccatcttgaccctcaatgtattgacattgctcagcttccagacaacccACGTCAATAGGGGCGGAGGCACCGgaagcaataccgctggaagttcagtatgtaaAATGCCAGTTGAGCCACCAGTGAAACAGAAGAGGAACTGTTAGCCGGTGTTTATTGTACCGTTCGTCTACTGCTTCATAGGTGGCTCAATGTATTTAAAGGATGACCACATTTCCTCAGATACGGTCCTTTAAGGAGGGGATTTATTAAAATCCCGGCAACAGAACAGCGAATGGCTTTTGTAATCAACAATATCGAAGTTTATTAGCGGAAGCTTCTTCATTAGAAGCTTCCTTTATAATTAAACTGgttatcacatacatgtaatggtttACTGAAAATCAATTGTATCCACTATAAGCTGGAGTCTGAGCATTTGTGAAAGAAATACAATGCCAAGTGGAATGCATGTCCCCTTGCAATAGGATTATGGATTCAGACTGATTTGATGTTGCTATTGCTGACCCAAAGCCTTAAATATGCCTACTGCGAGTGGGAAGAATCTATCCCAGGGCCAGGACTGTAATTTTCTTCACACCGGTGTACAATGACTGCAAATGATCTGCAAGGTTACACTGCGAATTAATTACGAACAGCATTCAAACTGTTTAAATGCCACACAGAGATTTCTCTCTGAGGCATTATTCCACATAAGAACGATTAACGCATTTTTGCCCTGGTCACAGACATGGCCGGTGTTCATACATGCAACAGCGCTACAGTTGAACTATCGACTGAAGTCAAATGACTGTGGATCGAAGTCACCCGTTAAAATGCAAACAGAGAACCAGATAGATTTTTATTGGTTTTATGAAATCTTTTCACAACACGTTCCATACTCCCGTGTAAAATATGCTGTGCCTGTGCTGTGACACCGTACGATTTACGAAATCTTACCCTGTGTATAGCGTTAACCTTTAAAATCACGTTTCCCCCTGACCGATGTATCAGCAATGAACTGTTGTCACATGTGTAATACCAAGAACTGACAAAGACAAAGAAAGATAAAAACGCTTACCTAAAAAGAGCAGTTGTTTTTCTGGACTCGGATGATTTTTTTTATCAACAGAGACGGTTACTCCTGCTTTCAGAGCCCGTGTTGGGAGTGTACCAATGGCTGAAGATTTGTGTCGGAATCGGTGAGATGATTAAAAAAGACGTTCTCCCAAAATGAAATAGTTAGTTTCTGTTCCGGTGACATTATCAGGCGTAACAAATAATATTTCAACTCAAAGTGAGTGACAATACTTTAATAATCACATCAATGGGCGATATTTATCGCCAAACATAACATACTTCTACGATCAACATAATGATAGTCTTCTGTTCAGTATATTACATAACATACCTGTAGGCTTCAACCTAATTTTAACCTGCTCAACCCGTCATCAAATATGTCAACAAAGCCATTTGTCTCGCATCGCTATATAGCCCATCTAgaggatccccccccccccctcccacacacGCATCTAACCTGTTATGTCTGTTGCACTTCAACTTATATTACGATAGGGTTACATACGAATATTCGTATGTGGTGTAGAGTTAAAACATCACTAATTTGCCTACATTCTCATACTCACAACTATAATtcacaacatgtacaatatCACAATATATGCCTTCAACCCTCAACTGCTCTATAAATATGACTCCTTAATCGACTTATTGCATCGCCTCCATTAGGGTCAGTCAACATTAACCACTCTGATTTGGATCCAGGATCCTGAACTGATTTGGACAATACTTGATGATAATTAACTACAAAAACAACTTCGAAAATCTAACATTCGTGAGAAGCTACATAAACACCGTACCGGCTAAACACCCCCTTCGACGTTGAAGAACCTGAGCGGCCACCATCATGTCGTACACCAATTCAGCATCACAAATTGCGTTTCCACGCGCTTTACAATCACAGCTAATCTTCTTCACCCGACTTCCTATAATCTGACCATCACAATTCTACATTTGGCCGTGTTTTATTTACACTACATATATTTCTCACATGTTAAAGTTCTGACCCTTTAAAAACTTATCAATACATAACATCCTAACATTGTAAAACAGGACTATGCATTTTAAGAATATCATATTTTATAAGTAAAATTTATTAGATCGCCCACGATCTGGGGAAAAGAA is drawn from Lineus longissimus chromosome 1, tnLinLong1.2, whole genome shotgun sequence and contains these coding sequences:
- the LOC135487502 gene encoding oxysterols receptor LXR-alpha-like, with amino-acid sequence MYITDLDKEMSSCHAGDVSRSSGYNADSCPSEPMIKTDQICRVCGDRAKCCNFGVLSCESCKVFFRRSGLRRFSERYVCYDDKNCKITVQTRKLCQYCRLQKCRSLGMRGGGADKSKARIGAASITRRQKTDRDTQLSAIRQVEPSLSLVTPSIWVFTELDYHFTQGLVEQHCISIENNPFTAAEIRDAKKDLLGIVNLLEGVVTRISAFAKLDMCFKQLGVEDQVTLLKGAAIEIMLTRLAMPSHRRHVPGEGVAWLDQAGGNVITTERILEAITGNEITNSPYGQSLVELNLDDTALVILTRILLFWRGRQGMNDVVSVDRTHNMYLRLFRLYLCHIAGHDQADYLYTATMSAASLARQTVGAFERYVVRVPKHNVRPILHEYFGLK